From the Cucurbita pepo subsp. pepo cultivar mu-cu-16 chromosome LG05, ASM280686v2, whole genome shotgun sequence genome, one window contains:
- the LOC111796079 gene encoding homeobox-leucine zipper protein HDG2-like: MGITLLDFTHLMNLFFLRFKTHKLSWKNLKDLSKMFQPSIFDDGKLLPLDMPQNTSDSDFARIRDDDFDSATKSGSDNNHELASGDDQDPRPKKKRYHRHTQHQIQEMEAFFKECPHPDDKQRKELSRELGLEPLQVKFWFQNKRTQMKNQHERHENTQLRTENEKLRADNMRYREALSNASCPNCGGPTAIGEMSFDEHHLRLENARLREEIDRISAIAAKYVGKPVVNYPLLSPPVPSRPLELGMGNFGPQSGLGGDIYGSAGDLIRSISAPTEADKPMIIELAVAAMEELTRMAQLGEPLWMTSLDGSTNVLNEDEYLRTFPRGIGPKPSGFKCEASRESAVVIMNHINLVEILMDVNQWSTLFSGIVSRAMTLEVLSTGVAGNYNGALQVMTSEFQVPSPLVPTRESYYVRYCKQHVDGTWAVVDVSLDDLRPTPGLRCRRRPSGCLIQEMPNGYSKVTWVEHVEVDDRGVHSLYKQLVSSGQAFGAKRWVTTLDRQCERLASAMATNIPTGDVGVITNQEGRKSMLKLAERMVISFCAGVSASTTHTWTTLSGTGADDVRVMTRKSIDDPGRPPGIVLSAATSFWLPVPPKRIFDFLRDENSRSEWDILSNGGVVQEMAHIANGRDTGNCVSLLRVNSANSSQSNMLILQESCTDPTASFVIYAPVDIVAMNVVLNGGDPDYVALLPSGFAILPDGTAETATGGSLLTVAFQILVDSVPTAKLSLGSVATVNNLIACTAERIKASLSCETA; the protein is encoded by the exons ATGGGCATAACGTTGCTGGATTTTACTCATCTTATGAACTTGTTCTTCCTCAG ATTCAAAACCCATAAGCTGTCTTGGAAGAATCTTAAAGATCTGTCGAAGATGTTCCAGCCAAGTATTTTTGACGACGGTAAGCTCCTCCCCTTAGACATGCCTCAAAACACTTCCGATAGCGATTTTGCTCGAATCCGAGACGATGATTTCGATAGCGCTACTAAATCTGGTAGCGACAACAATCATGAACTTGCTTCGGGTGACGATCAAGACCCTCGTCCTAAAAAGAAGCGTTATCATCGTCATACTCAACATCAGATCCAAGAAATGGAAGC TTTTTTCAAGGAGTGTCCTCACCCTGATGACAAACAAAGGAAGGAATTAAGCAGGGAATTAGGGTTGGAGCCTTTGCAAGTCAAGTTTTGGTTCCAAAACAAACGTACTCAAATGAAG AATCAACATGAACGCCATGAGAACACCCAACTTCGAACCGAAAACGAGAAGCTTCGAGCTGATAACATGAGATATAGAGAAGCTCTTAGCAATGCCTCGTGCCCTAATTGCGGTGGCCCGACTGCCATTGGTGAAATGTCCTTCGATGAACATCATCTTCGACTCGAAAATGCCCGTCTTCGCGAAGAG ATCGATCGCATATCCGCAATAGCTGCAAAATATGTGGGGAAGCCAGTAGTGAACTACCCTCTACTTTCTCCACCAGTTCCATCTCGACCATTAGAGCTCGGAATGGGCAACTTCGGACCACAATCAGGCTTAGGAGGAGACATCTACGGTTCGGCTGGTGACCTAATCCGATCCATCAGCGCTCCAACCGAGGCCGACAAGCCGATGATCATTGAGCTAGCAGTTGCAGCCATGGAAGAGCTCACTAGAATGGCTCAACTAGGCGAGCCCTTATGGATGACTAGTCTAGATGGGTCCACTAATGTGCTCAATGAAGATGAGTACTTGAGAACGTTTCCAAGAGGCATTGGGCCTAAGCCATCTGGGTTTAAATGTGAAGCCTCACGTGAATCAGCTGTTGTTATCATGAACCATATTAACCTTGTTGAGATTCTCATGGACGTG AATCAATGGTCAACTTTATTCTCTGGAATTGTGTCAAGAGCTATGACACTTGAAGTGTTGTCAACTGGAGTAGCTGGAAATTACAATGGAGCTTTACAAGTG ATGACGTCGGAATTTCAAGTTCCATCGCCATTAGTTCCAACTCGGGAGAGCTACTACGTTCGATATTGCAAACAACACGTGGATGGGACGTGGGCGGTTGTCGATGTTTCATTGGACGATCTTCGCCCTACTCCTGGATTAAGATGCCGACGAAGACCGTCCGGTTGTTTGATCCAAGAAATGCCCAATGGTTATTCAAAG GTTACATGGGTTGagcatgttgaggttgatGATAGAGGAGTTCATAGTCTTTACAAGCAGCTGGTGAGCTCCGGCCAAGCCTTTGGGGCCAAGCGATGGGTTACAACCTTAGACCGCCAATGTGAACGGCTTGCCAGTGCCATGGCCACCAACATACCCACCGGTGATGTTGGAG TGATAACGAATCAAGAAGGGAGGAAGAGCATGTTGAAGCTGGCTGAGAGAATGGTGATAAGCTTCTGTGCTGGAGTTAGCGCCTCCACGACTCACACATGGACTACTTTGTCGGGTACCGGCGCCGATGACGTTCGAGTCATGACCCGAAAGAGTATCGACGACCCCGGAAGACCTCCGGGTATTGTCCTTAGTGCTGCAACTTCCTTCTGGCTTCCCGTTCCACCTAAGAGAATCTTTGATTTTCTCCGTGATGAGAACTCTCGTAGTGag TGGGATATTCTGTCGAATGGCGGAGTAGTTCAAGAAATGGCGCACATCGCCAACGGTCGTGACACGGGCAACTGCGTTTCTCTTCTACGTGTAAAC AGTGCAAATTCAAGCCAAAGCAACATGCTGATCCTGCAAGAAAGCTGCACAGACCCAACAGCTTCATTCGTGATCTACGCTCCAGTCGACATCGTGGCAATGAACGTCGTCCTCAACGGTGGCGATCCCGACTACGTCGCGCTTCTCCCCTCCGGGTTCGCCATTCTTCCAGACGGCACGGCAGAGACTGCCACCGGTGGTTCACTCCTGACGGTGGCATTTCAGATTCTGGTGGATTCGGTGCCAACAGCAAAACTGTCACTTGGGTCAGTTGCAACGGTGAACAATCTGATTGCTTGTACGGCGGAGAGGATTAAAGCTTCGTTGTCATGTGAGACAGCATAA